The region TTCGTCTGCCAGGGTTTGCATCAGACCTTCGGTGGCAAACTTTGACACGCCATATGCACCCCAGTAAGCGCGACCTTTGCGGCCGACGCTGCTGGAGGTGAATATCACCGAGGCGTCTTGCGACAGCTTGAGCAGAGGCAGCAGCGTGCTGGTGAGCATGAACATGGCGTTGACGTTAACCTGCATGACCCGCATGAAGTTTTCGCCTGACAGCTGTTCCAGGGGCGTGCGCGGGCCAATGATCGAGGCGTTGTGCAGCAGCCCGTCCAGGTGGCCGAATTCATTTTCGATCATCGCGGCCAGCTCATCGTATTGATGGGGCTGGGCCGTTTCGAGATTGAACGGTATCACTGCGGGTTGTGGGTGCCCGGCAGCTTCGATTTCGTCGTAAACCTGGCTCAGGTTGGCCTCGGTTTTACCCAGCAGCAGCACGGTCGCACCGTGGCTGGCATAGATTTTCGCAGCCGCAGCGCCAATGCCGCGACCCGCGCCTGTGACCAGAATCACCCGGCCTTGAAGCAGGTCGGGTCGGGCGGAGTAATCAAACATAAAAAACCTCAGCAGTATTCATCGATAGCCCGACGTGCATGTCAGCAGCTGCACATCGCGTTATCAAGGACTTTGCGCAACTCACTCGGGTGATCGACAACGATGTCGGCCCCCCAGTGATCCGGGTTGTCGTCCGGGTGGATATAGCCAAAGCGTACGGCGGCCGTCTTGGTCCCGGCATCGCGTCCGGACTCGATATCGCGCAGGTCATCGCCTACAAACAGCAC is a window of Pseudomonas taetrolens DNA encoding:
- a CDS encoding YciK family oxidoreductase, coding for MFDYSARPDLLQGRVILVTGAGRGIGAAAAKIYASHGATVLLLGKTEANLSQVYDEIEAAGHPQPAVIPFNLETAQPHQYDELAAMIENEFGHLDGLLHNASIIGPRTPLEQLSGENFMRVMQVNVNAMFMLTSTLLPLLKLSQDASVIFTSSSVGRKGRAYWGAYGVSKFATEGLMQTLADEVDGVAAVRSNSINPGATRTSMRALAYPGENPENNPKPEEIMPVYLYLMGPDSTGINGQAFDAQ